The region TCACCTTTATAGCAGGAATCACTTAAAGTGATTACCGCACAGTTTAAGCCAGAAAGGTCTTCTTCATAGTCAGATTTTCCACCTTTTTTAGATAAAAGTTTAATATCTGAGATAATCATATTTTTATCAAAAGCTTTACACATATCATACACATTTAAAAGTGCAGCAGAAACTGCCGTTAAAGCTTCCATTTCTACGCCGGTTCTACCAATACATCTAACAAAAGATTTTGCATATACTCCATCTTCATGAAGCTCAACTTCTACAAAAGCTTGGTCTATCATGATAGGATGACAAAAAGGTAATATCTCAGGTGTTTTTTTTGCCCCCATCATTCCAGCCATCATAGAAGCTGTGAGCACATCTCCCTTTGGAATTTGTTTATTCCTTATAAGCTCTACCGTTTCCTTCGACAAGTATATTTTCCCTTCAGCTGTTGCCTCTCGGATAGTTTCAAACTTTATAGAAACATCTACCATTTTCATGATTTCTCTCTCCTAAGTTATTAGTTTAAACGTTCCATCTTCCATATCGTAGTTATAAATGTCTCCAGTATCTATGACATAATACCAGCCATATATGTTTAATTTTCCATCTTCAAATCGTTCTTTTACAAATGGATATGTCAAAAGATTTTTAATCTGATTTACTATGTTTATCTGTTCAACTGCCATCTCTAATTTAAGTTCATTATTTTCTGTACAAATTTTCTTCGCATAATCGACCGATGGTTCTATCAATTCTATCCATTTTTTAACATGTGGAATGTTTTCTAAATTTTCTTTATGTAGTGCACTATAACATCCGCCACAGTTTGAGTGTCCGCAGACTACTATATTTTCAACATTTAAAACTAAAACTGCGTACTCTATGGCAGAAGTTGTTGCAACATA is a window of Sulfurihydrogenibium sp. DNA encoding:
- the moaCB gene encoding bifunctional molybdenum cofactor biosynthesis protein MoaC/MoaB; this encodes MKMVDVSIKFETIREATAEGKIYLSKETVELIRNKQIPKGDVLTASMMAGMMGAKKTPEILPFCHPIMIDQAFVEVELHEDGVYAKSFVRCIGRTGVEMEALTAVSAALLNVYDMCKAFDKNMIISDIKLLSKKGGKSDYEEDLSGLNCAVITLSDSCYKGEAQDKSGKTAIDIIENEFGGKVVDYTILPDDKEKLVEKLKSLIDKVDIIFTTGGTGFSKRDNTPEATREVIEKEMIGFSEAMRIVGIKFTPKSLLSRAVCGIAGDHTLIINLPGSTGGVKDNLRMIAPLLKHAIRMAKGEKKH
- a CDS encoding carbonic anhydrase; this translates as MGKKLFEGIYKFKNEDFEKYKDIFEKLKDKQNPHTLFIGCSDSRIIPDLITKTMPGELFTVRNIANIVPPYRDTQEYVATTSAIEYAVLVLNVENIVVCGHSNCGGCYSALHKENLENIPHVKKWIELIEPSVDYAKKICTENNELKLEMAVEQINIVNQIKNLLTYPFVKERFEDGKLNIYGWYYVIDTGDIYNYDMEDGTFKLIT